A genomic region of uncultured Acidilobus sp. JCHS contains the following coding sequences:
- a CDS encoding FKBP-type peptidyl-prolyl cis-trans isomerases 2: MLVNYVIRVVEGGKELVHDTNVEDVAKSAGIYEANRRYEPYLIVVGRSQVLPAIDEELRSMEVGQKKEFTAPPEKAYGPYRDDLVIRVPIKQLMKYGITPRVGRQVEVGGRIGVIKSVTERFAYIDFNHPLAGKELKIELTAVRKLESPEEKVKYLVMRYMPLKEGDLQVAVNDGEAEVRLAREVLRLSDLESRLQLLSNDIKQLLGLKALRIVIELPLAEGAQAPKQAEGAAQASPQGS; the protein is encoded by the coding sequence GTGCTGGTGAATTACGTAATAAGGGTCGTGGAGGGCGGCAAGGAGTTAGTTCATGACACAAACGTCGAGGACGTGGCTAAGAGCGCTGGGATCTATGAGGCCAACAGGAGATACGAGCCCTACCTTATCGTGGTGGGCCGCAGTCAGGTCCTGCCAGCGATAGACGAAGAGCTTAGGTCTATGGAGGTGGGCCAGAAGAAGGAGTTCACCGCGCCCCCCGAGAAGGCCTACGGCCCCTACCGTGACGACCTTGTGATAAGGGTGCCGATAAAGCAGCTCATGAAGTACGGCATAACGCCCAGGGTCGGCAGACAGGTGGAGGTAGGTGGAAGGATAGGGGTCATAAAGAGCGTCACAGAGAGGTTCGCGTATATTGACTTCAACCACCCGCTGGCTGGGAAGGAGTTAAAGATAGAACTCACGGCCGTCAGGAAGCTGGAGAGCCCTGAGGAGAAGGTCAAGTACCTTGTCATGAGGTACATGCCCCTTAAGGAGGGCGACCTACAGGTCGCAGTTAACGACGGCGAGGCGGAGGTGAGGCTAGCCCGTGAGGTACTGAGGTTAAGTGACCTCGAGTCTAGGCTTCAGCTGCTAAGCAACGATATCAAGCAGCTCTTGGGCCTCAAAGCGCTTAGGATAGTAATCGAGCTGCCGCTGGCCGAGGGAGCTCAGGCCCCCAAGCAGGCCGAGGGGGCGGCCCAAGCTAGCCCTCAGGGGAGTTAA
- a CDS encoding putative archaeal sugar kinase, with protein sequence MRAPPLHSGFGAGTQVSLSSYRAFQLLLGLRPDPAPVAAEKLGRAKVSGVGTLLFEEGGFMMDAGMPGRPRPLLRLQVPERWRFVIVIPEVERGLNEREEEGVMESLKWGAHESLLSMMAAGALRLASGIAREDIEDALEGLRGLQRATGAFFSRVQGGLYRGPLAALAAEAWRHRVFLAQSSWGPAMYTLAEDEMSARGDADLLLETMREVGLKGKVIVSPPRNRGAEVNSPEG encoded by the coding sequence TTGAGGGCGCCCCCTCTGCACAGCGGGTTTGGAGCCGGGACGCAGGTCTCGCTCTCCTCGTACCGCGCGTTTCAGCTGCTCCTAGGCCTGCGTCCTGACCCGGCCCCCGTAGCGGCAGAGAAGCTTGGCAGAGCTAAGGTCAGCGGGGTTGGGACTCTGCTCTTTGAGGAAGGGGGCTTCATGATGGATGCCGGCATGCCAGGCAGGCCAAGGCCTCTGCTAAGGCTTCAAGTCCCTGAGAGGTGGCGCTTCGTCATAGTTATACCAGAGGTGGAGAGGGGACTCAACGAACGCGAGGAGGAGGGCGTGATGGAGAGCCTCAAATGGGGAGCCCATGAAAGCCTTCTGTCAATGATGGCGGCCGGCGCGCTGAGGCTCGCCTCTGGCATAGCAAGGGAGGACATAGAGGACGCCCTTGAGGGCCTAAGGGGACTGCAACGGGCCACGGGCGCGTTCTTCTCCCGAGTTCAGGGAGGCCTCTATAGGGGACCCTTGGCAGCGCTGGCAGCTGAGGCGTGGAGGCACAGGGTTTTCCTGGCCCAGTCAAGCTGGGGGCCCGCCATGTACACGCTGGCAGAGGATGAGATGTCAGCAAGGGGTGACGCAGACCTTCTGCTGGAGACGATGAGGGAGGTAGGGCTGAAAGGGAAGGTTATAGTGTCCCCTCCCCGCAATAGGGGGGCTGAGGTTAACTCCCCTGAGGGCTAG
- a CDS encoding Ribbon-helix-helix protein, copG family, whose translation MTLVKLVTVKMPDLYVRAIDELVKEERYSSRSEVIRVAVRELLKRELWRETLVADEVEVGELEAVEVS comes from the coding sequence GTGACGTTAGTGAAGCTGGTCACGGTCAAGATGCCTGATCTCTATGTGAGAGCCATAGATGAGCTGGTTAAGGAGGAGAGGTACTCGAGCAGGAGTGAGGTGATAAGGGTCGCGGTAAGGGAACTGCTTAAGAGGGAGCTCTGGAGGGAGACCTTAGTCGCCGACGAAGTGGAGGTAGGCGAGCTTGAGGCGGTAGAGGTCAGTTAA
- a CDS encoding Translation initiation factor 2, alpha subunit (eIF-2alpha): MPLLSRKPLPDVGEVVVGTVKEIYDYGAYLDVDEYGGLRAFLPWSEVSSRSFRSIDEVIKANERVAVKVIRVNKIKGQIDVSLKRVTDDERRRKMTWWKRTQKAVNVILMIAKDLRKSERQAYEEVIWRLEDKYGDVMTGLELAAMEGENPLIVAGVPQEWVKPLVEASKKYVEIKRAKVSAVVTLRTLDPDGIDKIRSVLEFIEGSAGGAGIGVKVYAIGAPRYRIELVGADYKALEEKLEELSRALTEKAKGLGLEFSMERLKE, encoded by the coding sequence ATGCCCCTGCTGAGCAGGAAACCCCTGCCCGACGTAGGCGAGGTCGTCGTTGGGACAGTTAAGGAGATCTACGACTACGGCGCTTACCTCGACGTTGACGAGTACGGTGGGCTGAGGGCCTTCCTGCCCTGGAGCGAGGTCTCCAGCAGGTCCTTCAGGAGCATAGACGAGGTGATAAAGGCCAACGAGAGAGTGGCTGTCAAGGTGATAAGGGTAAATAAGATCAAGGGACAAATCGACGTGAGCCTTAAGAGGGTAACTGATGACGAGCGCAGGAGAAAGATGACGTGGTGGAAGCGGACTCAGAAGGCCGTTAACGTAATCCTCATGATAGCTAAGGACCTTAGGAAGAGCGAGAGGCAGGCCTATGAGGAGGTTATCTGGAGGCTTGAGGACAAGTATGGTGACGTTATGACAGGCCTTGAGCTAGCCGCCATGGAGGGTGAGAACCCCTTGATCGTAGCCGGCGTCCCTCAGGAGTGGGTCAAGCCGCTCGTAGAGGCCTCCAAGAAGTACGTTGAGATTAAGAGGGCCAAGGTCAGCGCGGTGGTCACCTTGAGAACGCTGGACCCTGACGGTATCGACAAGATACGCTCTGTGCTGGAGTTCATAGAGGGCTCTGCAGGAGGGGCCGGCATAGGCGTCAAAGTCTACGCCATAGGTGCGCCTAGGTATAGGATCGAATTAGTGGGCGCTGATTACAAGGCCCTTGAGGAGAAGTTAGAGGAGCTGTCAAGGGCGCTTACTGAAAAGGCTAAGGGGCTTGGCCTCGAGTTCTCCATGGAGAGGCTCAAGGAGTAG
- a CDS encoding Ribosomal protein S27E, whose translation MSVRPGAPKRKVLVPEPKSRFLLVVCPNCGHRQVVFSHATFPVRCLSCGALLVKPRGGKAQILGKVEAILG comes from the coding sequence TTGTCCGTGAGGCCAGGGGCCCCTAAGAGGAAGGTCCTGGTCCCCGAGCCAAAGAGCAGGTTCCTGCTGGTCGTATGCCCCAACTGCGGCCACAGGCAGGTAGTCTTCAGTCACGCCACGTTCCCAGTCAGGTGCCTCTCCTGCGGCGCCCTTCTCGTGAAGCCAAGAGGGGGAAAGGCCCAGATACTGGGCAAGGTCGAGGCTATACTCGGTTAA
- a CDS encoding Ribosomal protein L44E, giving the protein MKFPKTIRTYCPRCKTHTEHTVSLYKAGKRRTLAEGQRRYLRKNEGYGSKRKPEQKRFAKTTKKQVLLLTCTKCGYKRLTLGIRLKKLELVEATR; this is encoded by the coding sequence TTGAAGTTCCCGAAGACAATCAGGACCTACTGCCCTCGGTGTAAGACGCACACTGAGCACACGGTATCCCTGTACAAGGCCGGCAAGAGGAGGACCCTGGCTGAGGGCCAGAGGAGGTACCTGAGGAAGAACGAGGGCTATGGCAGCAAGAGGAAGCCTGAGCAGAAGAGGTTCGCCAAGACCACGAAGAAGCAAGTGCTCCTCTTAACCTGTACCAAGTGCGGCTACAAGAGGTTAACTCTGGGCATCAGGCTGAAGAAGTTAGAGCTTGTCGAGGCCACTAGGTGA
- a CDS encoding proliferating cell nuclear antigen (pcna) has protein sequence MKLKFRNAKTWTYIVGSIKEILDEGVFIANDEGLSLRALDTSRVVMVDLFYPREAFDEFTVSGEESFGASFDALGKVLARGLKDEALGIETQGSSLVISFEGHGVRQFKIPQISLTVERLPEPKISFTVFAKLPNAVFIDAVRAVEEVADSITLSAEENKLHFIGPGDVEKVLIELSVEHQNLLDLKVDSPDKATYSVEYFDDMLKAARGADQVTLQYAQDAPARVQFDFEGGGRLTFYVSPRVE, from the coding sequence TTGAAGCTGAAGTTCAGGAACGCCAAGACTTGGACCTATATAGTGGGCTCGATAAAGGAAATACTTGACGAGGGCGTCTTCATAGCGAACGACGAAGGCCTGTCGCTGAGGGCCCTTGACACGAGCAGGGTGGTAATGGTCGACCTCTTCTATCCCAGGGAGGCCTTTGACGAATTCACGGTAAGCGGCGAGGAGAGCTTCGGCGCTTCCTTTGACGCCTTAGGCAAGGTACTTGCCAGGGGGCTTAAGGACGAGGCCCTTGGAATCGAGACCCAGGGCAGCTCGCTGGTTATCTCCTTTGAAGGGCACGGCGTGAGGCAGTTCAAGATACCGCAGATCTCGTTGACTGTCGAGAGGCTGCCAGAGCCTAAGATATCCTTTACAGTCTTCGCTAAGCTTCCAAACGCTGTCTTCATAGACGCCGTTAGGGCTGTTGAGGAGGTGGCCGACTCGATAACGCTCTCAGCTGAGGAGAACAAGCTGCACTTCATAGGCCCCGGGGACGTTGAGAAGGTCCTTATAGAGCTCAGCGTTGAGCATCAGAACCTCCTGGACCTGAAGGTCGACTCGCCTGACAAGGCCACGTACAGCGTGGAGTACTTTGACGATATGTTAAAGGCCGCAAGGGGCGCGGACCAAGTCACGCTTCAGTACGCCCAGGACGCGCCTGCTCGGGTGCAGTTCGACTTTGAGGGGGGCGGCAGGCTGACGTTCTATGTATCGCCAAGGGTCGAGTGA
- a CDS encoding Eukaryotic-type DNA primase, catalytic (small) subunit has translation MYRQGSSEGGREAHVEVRGWRGEESLRELFKVYYALDPPLVLPGDIIRREFAFQPFGLESYVRHVSFKDEASLRTYIKSKTPKHAYHSVAIYELPEAPSMEEKGWLGSDLLFDLDLDHPGLCGSQVIDDHCLVEGFKKAQLIAKVVTKVLGGRASVYFTGHRGFHVRGKCEECMTLGRDERREIAKFVRAEGLDLSYLLPVKVRGGVSPAPPSPEDPGWRGLIAEALGSSPKLRARDLKELPASLGVDIDLMVTEDPTRLTRIPGTLNAKGTLMVTPLCESFSPGPQLSPFRGELEARALKPLEQTKVLGFSIGLAEGEELSLPASVALYLWSAGLIELEGGEVVVRRNTGWWPVQGCNWEP, from the coding sequence ATGTATCGCCAAGGGTCGAGTGAGGGTGGCAGGGAGGCCCATGTTGAGGTCAGGGGCTGGCGCGGCGAGGAGAGCCTGAGGGAGCTCTTCAAGGTATACTATGCTTTAGATCCGCCATTAGTGCTTCCAGGGGACATTATTAGGAGAGAGTTCGCGTTCCAGCCCTTTGGACTTGAAAGCTACGTCAGGCACGTCTCCTTCAAGGACGAGGCCTCGCTGAGGACGTATATTAAGTCAAAGACGCCTAAGCACGCCTACCACTCGGTCGCCATCTATGAGCTTCCTGAGGCGCCCTCGATGGAGGAGAAGGGCTGGCTGGGCTCAGACCTCCTCTTTGACCTCGACCTGGATCACCCAGGCCTCTGCGGCTCGCAGGTAATTGATGACCACTGTCTCGTTGAGGGCTTTAAGAAGGCGCAGCTCATAGCAAAGGTCGTGACTAAGGTTCTGGGCGGCAGGGCCTCAGTTTACTTCACGGGCCACAGGGGCTTCCACGTGAGGGGGAAGTGCGAGGAGTGCATGACCCTTGGCAGGGACGAGAGGAGGGAGATCGCTAAGTTCGTGAGGGCTGAAGGACTCGACCTCTCTTACTTGTTGCCTGTTAAGGTCAGGGGCGGCGTCAGCCCTGCCCCGCCTTCACCTGAGGACCCAGGATGGAGAGGGCTAATAGCGGAGGCCCTGGGCAGTAGCCCTAAGCTCAGGGCGAGGGACCTCAAGGAGCTTCCTGCGAGCCTAGGTGTTGACATAGACTTGATGGTAACTGAGGACCCCACGAGGCTCACCAGGATACCGGGCACCCTGAACGCCAAGGGGACGCTCATGGTTACGCCCCTCTGCGAATCCTTCTCGCCAGGTCCCCAGCTCTCGCCCTTCAGGGGCGAGCTCGAGGCGCGAGCGCTGAAGCCGCTTGAGCAGACTAAGGTGCTCGGCTTCAGCATAGGCCTCGCTGAAGGGGAGGAGCTATCGTTGCCAGCGTCCGTCGCCCTTTATCTCTGGTCGGCGGGACTAATTGAGCTGGAGGGAGGTGAAGTGGTTGTCCGCAGGAATACCGGGTGGTGGCCCGTACAAGGCTGCAATTGGGAGCCATGA